Genomic window (Zingiber officinale cultivar Zhangliang chromosome 2B, Zo_v1.1, whole genome shotgun sequence):
TTGCACAAATAAGAGATGCTTTGTACGACTTGGTAAATGATAGGGAAGATCCCAAAATGAAGAATGAATTTGAGTCCTTAACGTTATATGaacttaagaattttgaattcttGCTTGGTGTGGTGATTTGATATAAGTTGTTGCATTCTACAACACTATGAGCAAATTTCTACAATCTGAAAACATGGATATTGATATTACTATCAAACTTTTATAaggaattatttaatttttaaaagaatttagagaagATGGTTATGATTAAAGCTAAAGAAATGACATGTGAGATGAGTATTGAAGCGGTATTTTGAGAGAAACATTTTGTTCGAAGAAAGAATCAATTTGGTGAAACTAATAGTGAAGAAGTGACGTGGTCAACTGCAGAATCTTTTCGAATCAACTACTTTCTCATTATAATCGATCAAGCTCGTTCTTTTATGAAAATTCGATTTGAACCAtttcaaaaatatgaaaaaacttttaaatttttgttcAATCTAGAGAGGTTACAACGTGCATATGATGAAGCCTTGTTGAGGTGTTGTAATAATCTTGAAAATTCTTTGACTTATGGGAGTTGTTTTGATATTAATGGGGATGATTTATTTTCTGAGTTGACATTCTTGAAGTGTTTATTACCAAGAGAATCAAAATTGACAAGTGATGTAGTGAATTATTTGAAGAAAATGGATGGATGTTTCTCAAATGCTCacattgcttataaaatttttattgacTATTCTAATTACAATAGCAAGTCCAAAATGAAGTTTCTAAAAGTTGAAGCTCATCAAAACTTTTCTTTGATCAATCATGTCACAAAAAAGATTAAATAGATCGACTATGttaaaaattgagaaagaaattaCTGAACAACTTATTTATACAAACTTGATTAGTATTTTTAGCTCTAAAACTATAAGGCGTGTTATTTTTTAGTAATCATTTCAGacatatttatcttattattCGATTATAATAGAAATATTGTAACTCTTGTGcatggtttaattttttttatattgtctTTCAAtgtattgatttaattttaaaaagttgtCATGGAACTAAAAGAATATGAACACATAGTATAACTTAGgggctttttttttttaagttagaccTAGGCCCAAAAATTGTTAGGATCAACCTTGACTATACATATAGACAGAGATGCATCAATTTTGTTGATTTGTATATATGTCTAAATGTCAtaacatattttaaaattataacaaaacagATGTGATGCAATCTAAGCAACTAGACCATGAATAAAGTGGGCTTTCACCCATGTTTAGATTGTGATTTTGGAGGTCAACATTACAAAACTATATGAACCGCAACAATATCAACGTACATCAAGACTTCCtcaattaattttttgaattgcTAAGATGTCGATTTGTTTCTTTCAAATCTATAGATTAGTCacatacaaaaaaaatatatagtgtgAGGTGGTACAAGAGTGAAGGAATAAACAACAATTACTGAGGGGGATAGAGAGTAGGCTATGACACCTTTTTATTGCTTCTTTTGAGAAGTTCTTCACTGAATTCCCAAAGTTTTATGGCTAAATCTTCATTTCTTGCTTGTTTGGAAGGGATGGCCTCCTTGCAGTTAATAAAATACTTTCCTGTGACTCCTTTTACTTTTGGATGCAACGCCAGATAGCAAATAGTTGATGCACCCTACAGTCACCATGATTTTAAGGACTTTTAGTTTCAGTAATAAATATCCAGACCATCACCTTCTGCAATACATTATTCTCTCGTTTTGTTATGCATATAGTTGATTTTGTTATCTCTTGTAGGCTCATTCCTAGTATATTTCCCTTGAAAGCACAAGAGATGCCTAGGGAATGATTTGACATACCTCGGGTATGCTCTTTAAAATTGGTTGTGCAACAAAAGCAAGTATTTTCAGCAAAGCtacaaaagagagaaaaaaaaggtCATCTCCTGATCATCAGTGAATTTTCTAAAAGTCTAAGTGCATACTAGTATTCAAGTTTATGTAGCGAACAATGTTCGTCGGTACTATTCCTGGATGCAAAGAGTTTGCTGTCAGATTGCTTCCCTCTTCCTGATGACAATAATTAGGAGATTAGCATAGCAACCAGTACTGATGAGCACTATTTATATCAAGAGTACAATGAACTATAGTTTTCATTCAACATAAATAATAGGATTTCAAAGATGATTTTGATAGAGTAATAATGCAGAAATGCATATCTTTGTTCATCACTAAAAGTAAATTTGACAATTCATGCTACCTTTAGATATTTGGATAGGGCATTGGCATGAAGTATGTTTGCAAGTTTGGAGTGACCATATGCAACAAGACGGTTGTACCTGGGGAGGGAAAAGGCAATGAGTTCAATTAGTTTAGATTAAACCCAAGGTGCCTTAATGTACAAGGACACTGACTTTGATTTGTCATTAATGGTATCCACGTCGAAGAAAGATGCATCACTTCGATGGTGAGTATTTGATGCAACATTAATGATTCTTCCTTGTATTCCTGTTTGTTTAGCTGTGGCTTTCATCTTGTTGAGCAGGAGTTTTGTAAGCAAGAAGTGTCCTATGCCATATAGAGAAATTAGGAGAACttgtaaactttcttttaaacctgttatttagaaaaatgacTACCACCGACACTTAGTATATGCAATGCCTCATCCATATCATATTAAACTTAATCAActaccaaaaataaataaataaattatcaagTAAATTTCTTTAGACTTAAACTCCATGAGAAGAATAGTTGTCTAATTTgtctttaattttaatctttatagaaaaagaaacaaaataattGGGGATGTAATATGTAACATCGTAACTCAATGAGAGTTGCCAAgagtttatttttaaagtttcagAGAAAATAATGCCAAATTTGGATAAGTGTGTTTGATTTCTAAAAGTAATTTTATATTTCTTAAAAAGcttcatgaataatatttttatatttgattataaaatgaattgGTCATACCAATTTCTCTAAATTCTAATCCTCTTATGATCTTTATTAACTATTCCTGCCTCTGAGCCATTTAAAAAGATGAATTGATCAAATTGAGTAGCGTTCTGTAAGCTAGATTAGCCATACgtatacaaaatattttttttaaaaaataatatcatgAAAACTATTTCCATTTATGAATCTAACTAaggaataaatatcaaatattcatattttattttatttccttttaattttattccctaaaagtaattttttctattacttaGATATATCATTATATTGGGTGTTAGATGTTTAACTTGACATATGCGAGAATTAACAACTAAATCATTTGAAATATAAAATGTTTGATGTTTAACTTGACATATGTGAGAATGAACAACTAAATcatttgaaatataaaattacaattatgtgaaatatatatttatgttttcatgAATTCCATAGTGATGCATTAGTGTATGCAATTTTATTCCTTCACTTGTCGGTAATATGTTTTGAAGAAAAAGTgttaatacaaaataaaataagaGTTTAGGGTTTAAAATAACATAACTTAAAGGCCAAAAGCTCTCTATATACGTTCGTTGATGGATTGAATTGACATAAAGCAAATAGAAGCTAGTGATACATGAAATTGAAATATTAACACATAGTAGTAAAAGAGGGGTTCTCCCTTACCTCAAAGCATTGAGACAAGTGGTGTCAGCCCCTTCAAGATGGACAGTTAGCTAGCGCAGGGTGGTGTTGCCATTAtgaggtctaagggtcaaatccCGACGAATAACTGAGTGCCTACCATCCTTCATGTGCTATTCAACTGCCCaaggctagtagtcatccgtgatttacctctttcgtgttggcctGAGGATGGGCTGGCGGAGACGTTGGGGGTGAACAAATCACTTTTTGCCACCATTGAGACAAGTGGTGCCAACTCAACACTACgagatattttattatatttgttgACAAATAATAAAGCTAGAATCGGTCTACCAGACCAATTATACCAAATACATAGGAAATATGAATGCGTCATTGAGAAAAAGGAGTGCTTGTTCAAATCCTAGTAAGTCTATAAATACATATTATAATTACTCAGTTTAATACAACAATTTCTATTCTTCCATAATTCTTTACATAGTATCGAGTCGCTACTAATACTCTAATATTTCTCTTTCCCTAGGTTCTTGGTTGGAAGGGAGGCCACGAGATGATTTTTGCCTATTTCTGACTTTTTGACGTTGCTCCGCTTCCACATTTTCTCTACCATTTTCATTGATCCACCACATCTACTCCTCCATGAGCTCAATCTCACTAAAGTCAGAAACTCCTAAGTGGATCTTCCCCTCTCTACAATCTTGGCTAAGATCCTGATGCAGAGCTTGGAGTTTAGGGACCATTTTGATCGGTGACCACCGGCAGGTAAACTTTGATCggttataacttttgattcgggtTGAACCACATGACTTTTAACAATCAAATTGAAGCTTGTTCAAAAATCTATAATTGTTTACTCGGTGGAACTCGTAACAACCTAGTTTCGAGCCAGAAAAACATCATTTAAACATTTTTGGAGGCTCTGAACAATTTTACATTGTTTTAgggttatttttgtcttttgcATTGTTAGGTTTTTGAGACTATTTAAACTATTTGTTTAGTTGATTTTAGGGCAGTCTTTGATCAATAATAATTCGGCCACAGCGTTCTTCTTTTCCCAAGCAATAAGTTGGGTTGGCTATTTCTGGGTAAAATAGCTGAATCAATATGATTTAGAAGATTATTAATGATATTCACAGTTAAATCAACGAGATTAATAGTTTTCTCTGCGTTAGTTGATATCAGAGCCAAACTAATCTTGCATAATCGTCGCCAAGAAGACAACAATGCGTTGACAACGTAAACAACAATTATAGACGTGATATGGAGTAGCAGGTTTGAGAGATGATTGATGAACAGTTAGAAGTGGTTGTGGAACAACTTACTGAGAGGATGTTGGCAATGTTGGGAAACCTAAATAGAAGAAATCTAGTCCAACACCATCACCGAGCAAACTCGAATGTGGAGGCGGGTGatggtgaggaggaggaggacttaTGAAGAGGAGGTTCCCCACAAGCGACGCAGAGGAGTAGTAACAGAGCATCACAAGTGTTGGGAAACAAGTATGAGAACTAAACTTCATGAGTTTTATGGCAGCCTACAACCTAAGGAGTTGGACTGGCTAGCCTTTGTAGAGGAATTTCTAGATTTTAAAGAGGTGCTAGAAGGAAGGCGTGTGCCCATGGTTGCGATTAGATTGCATGGAAGAGCGACTAACTGGTAACAACAATTGAAATTGACTCGAAACAGGTTGGATAAGTCAAAATTTGCCACTTGGGAGAATATGAAGAAGCGCATACAAGCAACCTTTTTGTCGTACAATTTCCAGCGATTAATGTATCAAAGGATGCAGAACTTGAAGTATATACCACCAAATTTTTTATGTTAATCACTAGGAACAAAATATAAGAAACTGGAGACTAGTTGGTGGCATGAGATATTAGGATTTGAAATATTATATTCAGGATACTATGAATATGTTTGCTCTCGTTTATGTGTCTGTTGCACACCAAAGAGCGTTGTTGGTGGAAAAATATACAAGACGTAATAGCGGATTTTTTTTCCCTATGAATTACACTACAAGTGGAGGGCCTAGTGGTGTAACTGCTGAGATTGGTAACAAAGGTGTTTGACAAATTAATAGACGAAGTGGCAATAGTGGCGGAATAAAGTATTTTAGCTATGGAGAGATTGGGCGCAAGAAATCATAGTGTAAAAAGGTTGCTAGGAAAGAAAGCACTATTTGTGGAGAATGATGATTGTCAAGAAGGCATAGCAAAGTTCACAGGAGACCCTATGCACGATGAGGAGGCCATGAATGAAGTG
Coding sequences:
- the LOC122046480 gene encoding short-chain dehydrogenase TIC 32, chloroplastic-like produces the protein MGFLEWLWGIGSSAFGSCTAEQVTQGIDASHLTAIVTGASSGIGRETARVLALRGAKVIIPSRTLDSGLKVQQRLLEENPNAKLHVMEMDLSSLDSVDSFARSFTSSHEHLNILINNAGIFGCPFQLSRDGIELQFATNHLGHFLLTKLLLNKMKATAKQTGIQGRIINVASNTHHRSDASFFDVDTINDKSKYNRLVAYGHSKLANILHANALSKYLKEEGSNLTANSLHPGIVPTNIVRYINLNTTLLKILAFVAQPILKSIPEGASTICYLALHPKVKGVTGKYFINCKEAIPSKQARNEDLAIKLWEFSEELLKRSNKKVS